The genomic window GTAGCTGAATAGGGGTTGCCATAAAACCTACAAATGACATGATACAATCTATTCGAAACTCTCTAATGATTACAAGTATGCCAATATTATAGACAGCAATGGATAATGTCATGATATGTGTAGAGTTCATGGTGAACTGAGGTCTATAGTATCATTGTCAAAATCAAAATTACTGGTGACAATCCTGCTCTGTTATCTGGATTAGTATACTTTGGTTATCTTGCACATTAAGTATTTGTTAACTGGGTAGAAGAAATACCATAAAACCTGAGATTTTGATCCCTTTTGTTAATATGGTTGTCACTTAATAAACTTGCAGATCCTGAAGGTATTGCAAATGCCCAGAAATCATTGGGCATAGGACGGGAAGAGAAAGCTCGCAATGTTCGCTGAAGAACTCTTATCAATGTTATGTTTGTTAATGTACCATTTTCAAATCAAAGTTGTTCATTTACAATGGCCCAGAATATCATGTACATTTTTATGACCAAGTATTTGCTGGTTCGATCAAGTAAAATCCACATAGTTATTTAAGCTTGTTTATCATGAAACATAGTTGATGAAATGTTATAAATGTAGCTTAATTGcattttgtttcattttctttttcatagCCTGCCAACAGGAGCTCCAGCCTCCAATAAAAAACTTAGCAGCTGTAATCAAATTTAAGTTTGTGGTCTATAAGTAGTTCTTTCACTATTTAAGTGAAATGAACTTGTGGAAACTAAATTATgcaatgttaaatggaaagaattAGGCTGACCAAAATGTGACAGAAGAAACGGTACCATTTTATGTAGGCTATTATAACCACCCTTCAGCCATTGGATTTTGCCCTACATAGTGCAAAAATATTCCCAAATGAAACCTACTTTTTCCTAAAATTTGTAGCAAGAAACTAAAATAAGATATGGATTTTCCAAAAGCAAACAAATtacaaatagattttaaattttgaaaaagaattttacattcaagataatattttaaattctaaatttcatACCATCGAAGTACAAACTACAAACCTTTGCATATTCAAGCAATTATTTTCACATTTATGTattgttaaaaataataaataattttatttaagttaaataaaaattgtgtttttgattcgtatttttatttcaattttatttttaatatttttaatcttagaattttgaataaaaaaataaaatataataaaaataaaaataaaagtaggaaaatttttttttattcataaaattgTNNNNNNNNAATCTTTTaggaatttttaaataaataaataaaataattttcagatttacaaatatttattttatttacttaaaaaataactttttcaagagcaaatttttttctttttcaaaaaaaagaaaagaaagaatgctCTTTTTCATGACTAAATCATGGGGCAGTTTGCAAATGTTTAAAATATTGGGGTGAGTTGGTATATCATAAAAGTTGAAGGGCACGAGTGTCAATTTAATTccaatgatccttccttgtattGCTCGAGTCCGAGAGAAGAAGTGAGAAGGAAAGAAAATTGATCCCAATAAAAATGGCGGGGGTTAGGCAGAGAGCAGTGACGACTCTCCCGAACATCATTCGAAGTCTCCGAAAGGAGCCATTGAAGCCTCAAAACCATTCTCTGCCTTCTCTTCGACGCGCTTTTTCTCTCTACGATCAAATCAACCTCATTGACCAAGTTCCCGATGACACCCTCCGATTCCAAGGGTAGGGTTTCAGTTACAGTTACAGTTATACTCATCATTCCAATTAAATTGGATTTATACAATTGCAAATTTGAATAATTATTCCTTTTTTGGGCTCGATTTTGTAGGTATACTGATACAGGGTTTACTGTGAATGGTGTTGAATATGAAGGGAGCTTGCTTTGTGTTGGAAATTTGCTCTTATCTTGGAAAGCAAACAAGTTCTCAGATATCAATGCTAATAGGTTTTGTTTCTATTCTATATGTTAATGTTCCCTTTGCTTCtgctttggtttttttttttttcataaccattctCTTGCATTGCCCTCCTTTTAGGCTATGTAATTCTCAAAGGTTTATGATAGAATGAACTGGTAACTTGTGTAATGAGGTTATTGAGGTAGTGTCTATTTTGGTTTTTGAGATTGAATGGATGAGTCTATGGTCGTTAACTTTTCAAAATGACTAAGTAAGTTCCACAGTTTAGAAATGTGACTCCTGCTAGTACCTGGAAATACTTCTGTCTCGCAATTGTTAGTGTAGTGCTTATGTGAACTGTGACGGCCAGATAACGTAGACAGTTAGGTCAATGTGATGACCGAGATTGGTTCATGTAACTTAAATTGGTGTCCACTTCAGTATTACACTAACAGATATGAGACAAAAGTTTGGCTAGGACTAATAAGAGTCATGGAAGACTTAGTTGATCATTTTAAAAAGTCAGGATCAAATTGACTTATCCAACCTAATGAGGATTACCTCATTGTGTAACAGTTTGTCTCTATGAAAACTTACTCTTGAGTCTTCAAGACACCATTtcagtttatattttattaaataaataaatattttaaaattaaaaaacccTCTTACTATGCACACTcagaagaagataaagaaaagTTAAGTAATTTAAGCCCATAATCAATGTATCTGAGAACTGAGCCAACTTGCACTTTCTTACTTAGGGAAAACAATGCTTGTGTACTAGAAACTTAGCTACTAAAGGCCTTTGAACTCGCCAGCTGTGATACCCCCTCTTAGGAAAATAATGCAAGCTTCACAAAAGAACAACATTCCAAATTGAGTGAAAATTTGTACAATAGTTCTGTAGAGAAAGAAACCAGCAACATCAGCAATCAGCTTAAGAATAACCAATATGGTGACATAGATTAATGAATAAGCAGCTTTCAGATTCGTAAATAACCATGCCAATACCAAGTGAAAAATTAGTAGGCGTGTAGAACTTGTGGAATTGTTGTGTTTTCTGATAACATTGCAGTAAAATGATGGTAGCATGATGCATGGATTGCTTGCATTATGTCTGCATCGCATATCTGTGTTTTCTCCTATTGGATCTTTTCTGGAGGATATAACTGCGCTGATGTCTTGCTTTTCAGTCTAATAAAATTTCTTTCTTTTCCACATATGGCATGGTACCAATGCTAAGTACAAATATGGGTAGGGAGTGCAAAATTTTGCATTGGGTATAGATACATAAAGATACTTTACATAAAAATGTACATTCATAAAGaataaagtaattaaatcataaaataaatgtAACTTTTGCAATGTTCATGCAATGCAATTTGAAAGGATAAAGTAATAGTTTGATTCTTTTAAAAGCAATTCAAATAATTTATTtgtaaattttttgtttataaagACTAATTTTACTTTGGTAGCATATTCTAGTTGAATTATTTAACCAAGAAGTACCCATGAGTATCAAACTAGTGAAACTGATGATGTCCTCTGATAAATGGcagcaaaataaaaaagaagctaTGAATTACAATGTTATAGTTCCATATCAGCTTGTATTAATGAAATATACTCGATGTcttatttgttattttcttttttgttgcaGCTTATCGCTCTTCCAAATTATTCGGCCTATTCCAGGTTAGATATTTTCGTTTTGTTATCCATTTTGTTGCTTGTCACCCTGCTTTTCCATTTCCTTACCATATCACCTTTAAGTTCACAATGCCAATTGGAAAGTGCGAGTGCATCTATAGGGACCACCCGTTTTCAAATGTCATCCAATTTCCAAGTGAATTAAAGTAAACCATGGATTCAGTACATTATCATTATCATAACTGTATAAAGTAAAGAGGTTCCCAAGAAGGTATAGGGAGAAATGCATACTAATCAAATTATTTGTCACTCCATTTTAGCATAAATTTATGATTTAACTACCTCTGTCCTACTCTTCTAtttattatttgtattttttttcacttttattgtGCCATTTAGCTAACCACTTTGACTTAATTACAACATACTGCCTTTTTTTCGATCCCATACATGAGCTGTGGTCACCTATCAAATTGCTTTAGATTTACATAAACTGATGCTTAGACGCAATATATGCAGAGATTTTGATTATTGGCTGTGGAAGATACATTCAACCAGTGCATCCTGAACTTCGTCAGTTTGTTCGCTCTACTGGCATGAAGTTGGAAGCTGTTGACTCGGTATGTATGAGTAAATTTGAATGTTTACTTCGATACATAGGTTGTAAACTTGATTGTATACCTCATTTATTTGTCATCTGCTAGAGGAATGCTGCTTCAACCTACAATATACTGAATGAGGAAGGTCGTATTGTGGCTGCAGCGCTTCTTCCATATGGAGTTTCTTCATGAACTTTCGACTTGTTGCTTGAATTTTCCACATTATCACCATTTAAAGATCGTAGCCTAGGTGGTTCTTCAGAAATGcttcaatttttaataatttccCATGTAGAAAGTTTTGACATAGCACTTGTGAATTAAGAGCGAGTCCtttgtaataataattaaaatgtaTAGGCTTTTGCACTTATAAACAAACAACTTTGATCTACAGGTAGTTGCTGTTTGATCTTGAATGTCATATCAGTTTGTCTGGGTTGAAAGGGAAACTACGGGAACGGATTCGATACGCCGGCCTCTTTTGGGCACCGAAACGCCAAAAACTTGTTTGGCTTATTGGTGCGCCTAGACATCTAtaaatgaaaattttattttttattggggTTTATTTGGTAATCATATTAAAAAAGAAGGGTcatattataattataaatttacacctttagttttagttttacaATTTACTCATTAGATGATAGAGTCCTGATAGCTGAACGTTATGCTTCTCATctccatttttgcttcttccaaTCTGAAAATAAGATTTAGGATGCTAAATGAAAAGAAACTGAGGTCTTTAACCTTTGAGGCTCTCTTGAATCATGCCCCGGCACTCTTCCACGGTTGTGCCGCTATTGTTGGATGAGTTAGTGCCAGGAAATAGTCTGTCATTCGAAGTGGTTGTGTTACTTTCACATGGAGGTATTTAATGAATGCTTTATATATAGTTACATGAGAGCAAGGCAGGGAAGGCGCCGCACGGGTTTAGACGGTGCAGATCTGGACAAATGAAAAGGTCGCCTAGTAGTTGACGATGGGACCACTACGATGGTGGCCGCAGCGCAGATCTGGattgtttttcttttctgtttggttgttttaattttgttaccaaaaaaatttaataaaaattttaattcagattatattactataattaataaaaattactaAACCTTGTTCCTCGTGAGCTTGGCAACACCGAAATATCCAGCTCCTAAATCCTTTACAGCCTCGTATTTGTCCATAGTGATCACAGTTAACTGTCGAAACCCTCAATTGGATCCTCAACAGAGACAAAAACGGAATCGAAATAAAATCAGAAGGTCATTCTGGTCGCTTTTCACTGAATAGAAAAATGATGGAGAAGACGGAGGAATGGAATTGGAATCCATAGCTGCCGGCACCCTCAATctatctctccctctctctcaacCGTTCGATAGATTCGATCTTTGATGGCGATCAACGACCCGAGGTCTATCTCCTCTCGACGCATAACCTCTCCGATCCAACAAGCTCTCCACATTGAATCTCCGCCTCCTCATCCAGCGACTAGAATCGCATTCCCTTTAGATCCGATCCAAGGTCCAATCCTACATCCTCTCCCACTGCGATAACTTCGGGTCACTCTTTTCTCCGATGACCTCGCTGGAGTCCTCAAGCTCATTTCCGACCATATGGTTGATGCTGAAGGTGGCATTTAACATAACAGGAGATACTTAactctaattaatttaaatttacatATTTCTAATCTTTTGATATAAACCCACATATATTTCTGATATAACAACAATAACTATgaagaaaataatatttttaagtcACTCTACTGACACAAAAACTGCAAAAAATACTAGCTAACCAATCACATTAAATTACATTTAGAATGATCTTGACCGTTGGACTAAAAAAGCATAAAAGATCTAATGACTCCTCAATAAAAACGCACACCAATAATAACAAATTTTTAGCGTTTTAGTGCGCAACCGTCTTCGGCGTACTAAATCCGTGCCCGGGAAACTACATTGTTCAAAGGGTTTTTGCACTTGAAAGCTAAGGATTCAAAACTAAACAGTTGTTTTTATGGAAATAAATTCTTGAGTTTCATGAATTTCATAAAAACCTATACTTTGAATATTTACGAAGTGCCCTAAGGTCTGTCATTAGCTTAATCATTAttcaagttattattattattattattattattattattattattattattatttaNNNNNNNNNNNNNNNNNNNNNNNNNNNNNNNNNNNNNNNNNNNNNNNNNNNNNNNNNNNNNNNNNNNNNNNNNNNNNNNNNNNNNNNNNNNNNNNNNNNNNNNNNNNNNNNNNNNNNNNNNNNNNNNNNNNNNNNNNNNNATCTCGTGAGTGGTAACGAAATAATAATACACATTTGTCATCATAAACCAATGACATAAGATAAAGTTGATAAAAAAAGAGTacacaaaaaattatttattaaatcaaTCATGTAATTGTATGGGTTTTTAGTCAAATTCGTTTTTGAAAGATTGttcattttttaaattggtttttaaatttttttaatcaaatttatattttaaagattttaagttaATCATGTTGGTtgatttttttgtcattttttttattgACGGTGTAAAAATTTGTTAATGTGGCATATTAAGGCTTAGTTTAGTAAAGTTTTTACattttaaaagtagcttataaaagttaacttttaaaagatgactttttaaaagttgtaacaTTTATGTTtgctaaatcaaataaaaaatagctTTTAATAAATACAAGCAATATTAATTgcatttggtaaaatagcttttaaaatttaaaaatactataatagacataaatgtaatcattaaatttgaaaattagttaacatatgaggttatattagacttttaaattttaaaaagtacaagccaac from Arachis ipaensis cultivar K30076 chromosome B09, Araip1.1, whole genome shotgun sequence includes these protein-coding regions:
- the LOC107619348 gene encoding NADH dehydrogenase [ubiquinone] 1 alpha subcomplex assembly factor 3 — translated: MAGVRQRAVTTLPNIIRSLRKEPLKPQNHSLPSLRRAFSLYDQINLIDQVPDDTLRFQGYTDTGFTVNGVEYEGSLLCVGNLLLSWKANKFSDINANSLSLFQIIRPIPEILIIGCGRYIQPVHPELRQFVRSTGMKLEAVDSRNAASTYNILNEEGRIVAAALLPYGVSS